The following proteins come from a genomic window of Desmospora profundinema:
- a CDS encoding TRAP transporter permease encodes MKSSQPEVEQQSVLEKYDKESKYRVFDAKWAAWLVSILAVGLSLYHLYTSAFPLLNTYPHRAVHLAVMLALVFLLFPMRKKSPRNRFTWIDGSLAVMGLATGAYILFYYTDLVQRGTTLYNDVDLWLSIMTVLLVLEGARRVIGWGLPVLAILFLLYAVYGQQVPLDAFAHRGYSWEDTIAYLFMGLEGIYGTAIGVSATYIFLFILFGAILAKSGMGQFFNDLALALAGSSKGGPAKVAVLSSGFMGSINGSAVANVVSTGAFTIPLMKKIGYHRNFAGAVESSASVGGQVLPPIMGAAAFIMAETLGVSYGTIALAGLLPALLFYLSVLTQVHLRADRLGLTGIPKKEIPKVKEVLKERGHLLIPLFFLIYMLFFSSVTILYSAFWTILVTIGVASLRKTTRMGIRDLLDALETGARSTIGVAMACAVVGIIVGVAALTGFGLSLASGIIEFGGGSLFLTLVFTMLASIVLGMGVPSIPAYVITVTMAAPALIQMGVEPLVAHMFVFYFGIFANITPPVALAAFAAAGVSGGDPMRTGFQALKLAAAGFIVPYLFVYSNQLLLVDTAWSEAILVSLSAALGVLMLGTALEGYLFTRIPWMLRFSLAVCALLLIQPNGLTDLVGIGVAAVTVLWQWRQKGKERKGSSVSA; translated from the coding sequence TATCCCCATCGTGCCGTCCATTTGGCTGTGATGCTGGCGTTGGTATTCCTTCTCTTTCCCATGCGGAAGAAAAGCCCCCGCAACCGCTTCACTTGGATTGACGGGAGCTTGGCCGTGATGGGCTTAGCGACCGGAGCCTACATTCTTTTTTATTACACCGACTTGGTTCAGCGTGGGACCACCTTGTATAATGACGTGGATTTATGGCTGTCGATCATGACCGTCCTGCTGGTGTTGGAGGGGGCACGTCGGGTAATCGGCTGGGGACTGCCGGTATTGGCAATCCTCTTTCTTCTCTATGCGGTTTACGGGCAACAGGTGCCTTTGGACGCTTTTGCCCACCGCGGATACAGCTGGGAGGACACCATTGCCTATCTATTTATGGGACTGGAAGGGATTTACGGTACGGCAATCGGGGTATCCGCTACCTATATCTTTTTGTTCATCTTATTTGGAGCCATTTTGGCCAAATCGGGCATGGGTCAATTTTTTAACGATCTGGCCCTGGCCTTGGCGGGTTCTTCCAAAGGCGGTCCGGCTAAGGTGGCGGTTTTATCCAGTGGATTTATGGGCTCGATCAATGGTTCGGCCGTCGCCAATGTGGTATCTACAGGGGCTTTTACCATTCCGCTGATGAAAAAAATCGGTTACCATCGGAACTTTGCCGGTGCGGTTGAGTCGAGTGCTTCCGTAGGGGGGCAGGTGCTTCCGCCAATTATGGGAGCGGCAGCATTTATCATGGCGGAGACCCTGGGTGTCAGTTACGGCACCATTGCATTGGCTGGTCTGTTGCCGGCGCTCCTGTTTTACTTAAGTGTGCTGACCCAGGTTCATCTTCGCGCAGATCGTTTGGGACTGACGGGGATCCCAAAAAAGGAGATTCCAAAGGTGAAAGAGGTGTTAAAAGAGCGGGGACACCTCCTGATCCCGCTGTTTTTCCTCATCTATATGCTGTTTTTCTCCAGTGTCACGATCTTGTACTCCGCTTTCTGGACGATCTTGGTCACGATCGGGGTCGCTTCTTTACGGAAGACGACTCGGATGGGAATTCGTGATCTGCTGGATGCCTTGGAGACTGGGGCTCGATCCACGATCGGGGTTGCTATGGCTTGTGCGGTGGTAGGGATTATCGTTGGTGTAGCAGCCTTGACAGGGTTTGGTCTCAGCTTGGCGAGCGGAATTATTGAGTTTGGTGGCGGCTCACTCTTCCTCACCCTGGTGTTTACCATGTTGGCCTCCATTGTTCTGGGTATGGGTGTACCCTCGATTCCCGCCTATGTAATCACGGTTACCATGGCCGCACCTGCTTTGATCCAAATGGGGGTAGAGCCGTTGGTGGCGCATATGTTTGTTTTTTATTTCGGTATTTTTGCCAATATCACGCCACCAGTCGCTTTAGCTGCTTTCGCCGCTGCTGGCGTTTCCGGCGGGGATCCGATGCGAACGGGTTTTCAGGCGCTGAAGTTGGCCGCTGCCGGGTTCATTGTTCCCTATCTGTTTGTCTACTCCAATCAGTTGCTCTTAGTGGATACCGCTTGGTCTGAAGCCATTTTGGTTAGTTTATCGGCAGCTTTGGGAGTACTGATGCTGGGAACGGCATTGGAGGGGTATTTATTCACCCGGATCCCATGGATGTTACGGTTTTCCTTGGCTGTGTGTGCGCTTTTATTGATTCAGCCTAATGGGTTAACCGACCTCGTCGGAATCGGAGTGGCGGCAGTTACTGTTTTATGGCAATGGCGTCAAAAAGGGAAGGAAAGAAAAGGAAGCAGTGTCTCCGCTTAA
- a CDS encoding TetR/AcrR family transcriptional regulator, whose product MPLQLYKKEKILDACLAVFARHGYEKTSTAMLAEAAGISKALIFHHFKSKHELYLSILDRCVKKVRAELRIRDLPDQPNFFEVNEAFIRIKVDYLRRNPDVYKVMMEAFHATPDELKVEIEEKYGELIMARDKSWKQLFEKVPLREGVDREEAYKLIRITLDYFEQKYLSEITDKSEWDEAIVRRFIDEISRFLDMIRYGIQR is encoded by the coding sequence TTGCCTTTACAACTCTATAAAAAAGAAAAGATCTTGGATGCGTGTCTAGCTGTATTTGCCCGTCACGGATATGAAAAGACTTCGACTGCGATGCTGGCCGAAGCGGCGGGTATATCCAAAGCGTTGATCTTTCATCATTTTAAGAGCAAGCATGAGCTGTATTTGAGCATTCTCGACCGATGCGTAAAAAAAGTAAGGGCGGAACTCCGGATCCGTGATCTCCCTGATCAACCAAACTTTTTTGAAGTGAATGAAGCGTTTATCCGTATCAAAGTCGACTACTTAAGAAGGAATCCCGATGTATACAAAGTGATGATGGAAGCCTTTCATGCTACACCAGATGAGTTAAAAGTAGAGATTGAAGAGAAGTACGGCGAGTTGATTATGGCTAGAGATAAGAGTTGGAAGCAATTATTTGAAAAAGTCCCGCTCAGAGAAGGGGTGGATCGCGAAGAGGCCTATAAACTGATTCGGATCACGTTGGACTATTTTGAACAGAAGTATTTGTCGGAGATAACAGATAAAAGCGAGTGGGATGAAGCGATTGTCCGTCGCTTCATCGATGAGATCAGCCGGTTTCTGGACATGATCCGATATGGAATCCAACGATAA